The Helianthus annuus cultivar XRQ/B chromosome 15, HanXRQr2.0-SUNRISE, whole genome shotgun sequence genomic sequence GCTCAAATAATTGTTGGTAGATTGCATGGAGCCACATGTAATTGTAACAGATAGGGATCAAGCTTTGATGAATGCCTGCGATAAAGTATTCCCAAAAGCTTCCAAATTGCTATGTAGGTGGCACATCTCACAGAATATTCTAAAACACTGTCGGGCAAAATTTACGGATGAAGACAGAAAATATTCAAGCTTTCTTGGTCTCGACTGTGTACTGTAGTTCTCCCAGTCCGAGGCTATACAATTATAACTTTCAGCGGCTTTTCACGCGACTGGTTAACGACGAACGATCAGGTACATATTATATTAGTTTACATACATTCAtccatacacatatacatacaaacATTACAAATCATtgtattcatttttttttcagaTGTTCTGGATTATTTGTATGATGTGTGGCTGAAAGATTATAAAGAAAAGTTCGTTTCAGCTTGGACTAACACAGTCCCCAATTTTGGTCAACATACAACCAACAGAGTTGAAAGCCAGCATTCTAAGTTTAAGAGATACATTAAAGGGCCAAACAACTCGCTCCATAGACTTGTGTGTCTTGTTGACAAAGTTGTAGAGTCACAAAAGATACAAATAAAACTTAGTTTTCAGGAGAGCAGGTCCGTGCAAATGGGGGACCACAGATTTCCATTTTTTGACAACCTACGCGGTAATGTTTCCCAAAAAGCCTTAGAGTTATTGGTTGTCGAGAGGAAGAAGCTACATGCGTTGAGGGTAGGAGGGGGGACTTGTGGCCACCAGCGTTCTACGGGTTGTGGGTTGCCATGTGCTTGTCAGATGGAGTGGTGGGAAAATACAGGTAACATAACAACTATAACATATGCTTCGATCCATAGAATATAATCATCATTATACTTCATGTTTTAACAATGATTCTTGAAAAACAGGTTGCAAAATTCCACTTGCCGCGATAGATAAATTCTGGACAAAACTTGATTTTTCAACAGAAATACTTAATCAAGACGAGTGTAATATTCAGGCGGAAATGGATAAACTCACACAACAACTACATACGCAGCCACCTCTAGTGTTAAAAAGGATGTTGGCGAAGATGAAAGCGGTGTTGAATCCAAGTATGACTGACCATCAACCGCCTGAGGTACAACAAGATACCCGGGGCCTCCCAACTACGAAAGCAAAACAACAAAAGAATGAAGACCTTGCGAGACGTAAAGATAAACAACCCGAATCACAGAGGAACGACTACACTCAAAAGCCAAATGTGCGACGTAGTCGTTCAAAGAAAAGCAAGGAAGAAAAAAATACACTTCCGATTATAGATAAAGACTTTCCACTGTTGGCCGGGCACAGGTACATacgtatatacatacatatatttagaattctttttcaattttttattttttaatattttttagtttttttatttttttgccaATTATAGGTACAAAAACATGATCGAGCGTTTTAAGGATTGGCTTCCATCTAGCTATCGGAGATACATAACACATATCGAAGATGCCTAGCCGGACGGTAACTGTGGGTTTCGATCCATAGCTATGGGTTTGGGGTATGACCAGAAACAGTGGAAGTGGGTCCGCCAAGAGCTACTCGACGATATGTTCATTAACAAAAAGCGTTGGGGGCATATACTCGAATCATTGGACAAGGGATGTTACAAAAATGTGTATCGATTGATAAATTGGTTAAATGTTGAACCTGCACCTATGGCATGCTGGATGTGGTTGCCCTACACAGGGTTGTTGGTGGCtcaaaaatttggggtgattgtTCAACATTTAAGCAACGGTGTTTGTCAAACTTACATCCCGATGTTCGATGGACCGCAGGTTTACCCGAACCATTCCATTTTAACGATTGCTTATGTCGTAGATAGCCATTTCATCATGGTTAAGTTAGCGGATGATAGCCCGATGCCAGTACCAAATGGACTTTGGAATATATACCGAAGTATGGAAGCTATGGAATGGGAGACAATGTACATGTCTCGTATTGCACAAGGTAGGGCGTTACTACGTAGTAATAGAACTCGACAAAAAGAAGTTATTGACTTGTGTTAGGTGTAGCATCCGTGAAACATAGTGTACGTAACAAACTTATTAATGTTTCTCtttattataatttaaatatattgtaacatccgtcaaataTAGTGTACGCAAcagtttttttataaatttttttaattaaagtgcaTCATATAAAAGAAAAGAgtacaaaataaaagaaaactattGTTTTAAAGGGATTTAAAATTGTTGACTCAAACTAAAAATGAAatctgttttttttaataaaaggaatgaattttaaaataaataaattaataataaaaaaaatagaattacACAAATAAAAAAGGGAGGGGTCCTTCTGTATCGGACCGGCCTCCCCCGGGTTTCGAACTCGCACACTTCGCATAGAACACACAAggcttaaccagtttatcctcatgTACAGGAGCTGATAAATTGGTTATAGTATATCCTTTATACACTTCATACGCTTTAACTTCTCCCAACAACTCCTATACGCCGCTCATTGAACCATACGGCTCTCATTGAATACAAACACTTTCGCAACTTCAATAAAGGGGTAAACTAGATCTAAAATTTGAAAACTCACACACtaaaacaccaagaacacacacacaaacgcTCTGGACTACCCGATTTTCACAAGACAAACTCTGGACCACACGATGAAGGTTAGTTTGTAGTCCAAATTTTACTGCTTAATCTTCAacctttattttattttttggttttatttccGCCGTTTGTGGTGGTGTTGGGTTTGACGGTGGTGTTGGGTTTGATGGTGGTGTTGGGTTTGACGGTGGTGGGGGATTGACGGCGGTGGGGGATTGACGGCGGTGGTGATTGACGGCGGTGGGGGATTGACGGCGGTGGTGAttgacggctgtggtggtggttgtggtggttaGGCGGTGGTAGTGgtgattgtggtggtggtggtggttgtggtggtggtggttgtggtggtggtggtggtggtggtggtggtggttgtggtggtggttgtggttgtggtggtggtggtggtggttgtggtggtggtggtgattgacggctgtggtggtggtggttgtggtggtggttatggtggtggtggtggtgattgacggctgtggtggtggtggtggttgtggtggtggtggtggttgtggtggtggtggtgattgacggctgtggttgtggtggtggtggtggtggtggttgtggtggtggtgattgacggctgtggtggtggtggttgtggtggtggtggtggggtttaGTCGGTGTTTTGTATGttttaacaatatattttcaGATGTCGGGTCTAATGCTATAattgtattttttattaacaGGATATCGAAAGTCGGTTTTTTGACGGTGGTGGTAGCGTAATCCTTATGGAGAAGTACACTGCGTTCGTATTTCAGATTCAAACGCTTAACTGCGTTCGTATTCCAGATTCATGCACCGGAACGTCCACCAACAGCAATGTTTCTGCACTCAAAATCTGTGACGGTGGAAGTAGATATTTACAGGTGACTATGAGGGTTAACTGGAATGTCCTGGAACCTCCACCAACTACAATGCTTCTGCATCAGCAACCTCGAGGGAGAACTCCTTCTGTATGGATTGGTTCTTCATATTGTGGAACCGGTTACTGAGAATTCTTCTGCAACGAGGGAGCGCCAGATCAGGTCGGAGGTTCTTCATGTGGAAATGGGGAAGCAAAAAGCACGTTTACCGTGGAACACGTCCTTAAACTTGATAGCAACAATATggtgaccgaatagagatctgaataaccgaTACAGTTTgcaagaatttaagaatatgtaacagttagcgatttaaggtttagggtttagggtttagtcgTTACATTTTGTATTAAAATGACATGTTTTGTGTATTAATATAAAACGATGTTTCGTGTATTTATTGCGTTATGGTTAATAAATGACAAGTGAAAAataattaaagacataataataattgataaataaaaaatttgacattttataatacacaaaattcatttcataaaataTCGTCATGGGTCAAAGACCCTACCCGACCTGTTTGTCGGGACTAGATATAACATCGTTGTTTTTAAATGTgcatatgttttattattattattattatcattattattattattattattattattattattattatttattattattactatttttattattattattattattattattattattattattattattattattattattattattattattattattattattattgctaAGTTAACGGGAAGATTGTCCGATGTCGGTACGAAATGGACTTTGAAATACTTCACCGACGTATAGAAGCTATGAATGGGTGACAATGTACATGTATCGTATTACACAGGGTAGAGCGTTAGTAGATAGTACTAGAACTTCACGAAAAAGAATTTGTTAACTTGGCAAAGGTGTAACATCCGTGAAATATAGTGTAtgcaacaattttttttttttaaatattaattagGGTGTTTTATAACATAAACACCCTTAATTACCAcataaaattgttaaaaaaaattaatttcataTGGGTCGTATAGATAACTCCTAAAAGGTGCTCATTGATCAATAAGCCTCCCTTGGTTGACACCTTATGAGTGTCTCATTGACCAATAAGCCTCccctggtggtggtggtggtaggtcggctggggtggtggtggtggtgggggtgggtcggctggggtggtgggggtgggtcggctggggtggtgggggtgggtcggctggggtagtggtggtggtgggtcgcctggggtggtggtggtggtggtgggtcggatggggtggtggtggtggtggtgggtcggctgtgtttgtggtggtgggtcggctggggtggtggtggtggtgtgtcggctatggtggtgttttgtttttttttttaatttttacaatatattttcgaATGACGAGTCTAATGCtaaattgtattttttattaacaGGATATCGAAAGTCGGTGTTTTGACGGTGGTGGTAGCGTAATTCTTATGGAGAAACTACGTTCGTATTTCAGATTCATGCACTAGAGCGCCGATCTAGGATTACGTGTTATCGGAGTAGCCTGTTGCCTCATCAGCTCCCAGTGACGCTAGCCAACGCAGTTTGCCCCGTGACATGTCCTTCCAAGAGAGGAGTTCATTAGTGTTCTCACGAGCCTTCCACCAACGGGAATGCCACTTCGCTCACCATCCCGAGAAGACGCGGAAGACTGGACGGTGGTTGATAAACGAAATGCCGACTCCACTACTCCAACCTCCTGATCCCTTATGCCATCTCAGTGTGGTAGATGTGAAGTAGAATCCCGTTGGAAGGTAGGGTTCGGTACGCAATTTCAAGACAGCCGGGGCTGTCTTTATATTGTGTATGTTGcacccatcgttttcctgtacAGGAATTCAAAAATATGTAACAATTAGCGAtctagggtttagggtttagggtttagtcgTTACATTCTGTATCAAAGTTACATGTTTTGTGTATTAATATAAAACGATGTTTAATTACATTTTGACTTATGTTTCTTGTTGCGTTATGGTTAATAAACGacaattgaaaaacaattaaagacTTTCTGAAGTTGATATTTTTTTAACATACACATTGCGTTATGGaaacaattaaacaaataataataactgaaaaataaaaaagttgaCATTTAATAAAACATTATAGTATACCCATTTaataaaattaaacacataataataattgataaataaaaaagttgacatttaataaaatgtttaataatacttataaaaaattgctattttataatatatacaattcgttttataaaaaaattggcATTTAATAATACTTATAAAAATTGGCATTTTATAATAtacacaattcatttcataaaaatatgaagtttttataatactaacacaactttttataacaacattttataaaaaattttTAATGGGTTAGGGGGTGTGTAAATACttggtgggtggggggggggttgtgGATACCTCCACCGTATGTAAATGTATAAACACCCCCAAAAAAATTCCATTGTTACAAATTTTCACTCTTTCCTATAATATACCTTCCATCCTTCTCTTAAAATGGAGCAGTGATGTTCTCTGGAGGCTCCTCTTTCTCCTCATTTGAGCTGTTGTTGCCAACTTTAACTGCCCATTTATATAAACATATGTAAATAATAGATGATATTCTGAGTCCAGTAGTATCTATAAATAAATGATGGCGTGATGAGTGATCAACCTGTTATTGCTGCCTTTTTAGCTTTGCGTTTTCTACTTTCAACCGTTCGACTTCAGTTTCCAACTCATTTGTGTAAGCCTAGGCAACACCGGCTAAAGGCTAACACGCATATGTGAGACATTGATGTATAAGATCAAAAGTAAAAGTGCATTTTGTGCATGTCTCTATGCACAAATGTGTAAAGTGTAACAACCCGCTTTTCGctctcgttacgcctagcacccgagattcggatcataatgtgaaCTATAACGCTTACAACGCTATTTTCGCATATTTCGCACACGCTATATCACAACGTGTACGCTTATAACGCTATCGCATACACTATTACGCTATTCGCTATCGCTCAGCGCAAACGCAAACACAAACTCCAAACGCGGTTACTTATGCTATGacctattttatatatataaatctcAAAGTGTTAAAACTTGGTTGAAACGCGCACTCGCGGGCACGCGCAATTCAACTTATCACACTGAAACACAACGAAACACGATACTACTTATCTCGCTAAAACGCTTAAAGTATCCACAATGTAAAACACAAGGAAACGCACTAAACGAACCAAAGTTGGAAATTTACTCGCACAAGCTCGGCCGTTCGAATGgacatccgctcggatgaccatccgatcacaACCCATTCGATCGCACCGCCTTAACTCCCACCCTCatctataaataggacccttgtGTTTCCAATTCAACACTTTGGTTCTCTCATTCGCTCTCAAACGCTCTCAAGGTTCCAGATCACTGTTAAGGCCATTTTGTAAGCTTTTTCACTCAAATCTTCGTTAATCTTCATCTCTAatcacttctacatcatcttcttcatcaatcacacaccaacacaaactttttctcgaaaatcatctgatttggacctcttgaaggtggttCCCACTCGTTTTCTTATGCAAACTGTCGTGGAACACCATTTAACCAAGATTGGttccagatctaaaggattttcacACTTTTCAACTAAGTTATGAAAGATTTCCACACTTTTTCATCTGTTTATACACAAATTTAGATGGAATCTGGACTCAATTAGGCTCTCGGCTCGTTCCTTAGTCGAAAGCCggcttgaaaacggatttccaccggagagatGACCGATTAACGGGTTAAACGTGAATTTTCATCAAGAACAGTGCGTTTGATCGAATGGGCTGAGGCCATTCGACCGAATGAGCTAGACCTGGTGTGTTTCCGTagtttgacacgtcgtcacgccgtctccgttaaCTCAAAACTTTTTACTTAGGAAATTTTTACCAAAAACTTCGACAACAGATCATCTCGTtcttcgaatggccatccgtgcggatgaccatccgaccggatgacctgTCCCGTTATAATTTCCTATGTTTGAACGATTTTACTAAACTTCGAATTTTAACGATTTCGCAAACTATCACAtctcattcgaatggccatccgtttgaatggccatccgctcggatgaccatccgtccggatgaccatccgctcggatggATCCCATCCGTTCGGATCACCTGTCGAACACTTAATCATCCGACACTCTGTTTATGCACTGTTCAACGACTTATGCTACTGATTACGTGCACAGGCTAACTCAACATGCTCCCTTAAATCCAATCCAGCTTGTGTTTACTTGCTAAACACACACtatgagtatacttgaccccctttttacgctttaaacacactttttggggtgtaacatacgtttatATCGAAAACAAACTTATCAAAACGTAGTACACAATCTAAACTATTATCACATGCGAATGACTAACgtacatatttacacgtgatgcttgatacatatgtgctaggactctTACTCGTGACATTCCAACTTAACTAGAATAGTACTATAGTTCGACTCATGCCCGGCGGGGTCTAGTTAAGATAAATGCGCACTTCGCAAACGCATATCACAGTCATCTCGGGACTTAGCTGGTAGTTTTAGTCAGGTAACGTATATGTTGTGCATCATGTTTatgtatgtggaaattcgcaACGCTTTTATCTACTTTATGCTATATCAAAcatgtatactcgccaatacatttttgtattgacattattttaacgtatgttgcaggttatcTCAATCAAGATATGGCTACtttagaaactcacctaaaatctaggttgtcggatttgtgtTGTTCGAGAGAACTAAAATCTGTACAACTTTATGTGAAatatttgtttattagtatgggataatgaacttgttaaatattgtcgctaaattagttgttatggattctcttgagcaatctgattcgcctagtgccgcgccccgatgattccgccatcggttggggtgtgacataaagggGTATGAAATTTGGATACTTTCAAATGTTGCAACTTAGCATTAACTACTTGAATCTCAAGTGAGTGTGTTGACTGGCCAATTTGATTAATTACTTATGGTAGAGTAGGGAAAGGAtctttgggacaagccttgttgAGGTCTGTAAAGTTAACACAAACTCTTCACTtgccattcttcttttgaaccaccacCCCATTAGCTAACCATCTTGGGGACCTGAATTCCCAAATCATCTTTACCTTTAAAACTCTTTCTATCTCTTCTTGATGATTAAGTTTCTCCCCAGtgcaaacttccttctcttttgatGAATAGTCCTGAAAGAGTTGTCAATACCAAGTTTTTGTGTAATGATATCCTTAGAAATATatgtcatatcctcgtgcttccacGCGAATGTGGATTTTCTTGTCTTCAAGAATCCTGTCAATTCTTGCTCTATATCCttagggatattggttcctacatGCACCGGGATATCTAGGTTATCTGTCTAGCT encodes the following:
- the LOC110910123 gene encoding uncharacterized protein LOC110910123, whose amino-acid sequence is MDKLTQQLHTQPPLVLKRMLAKMKAVLNPSMTDHQPPEVQQDTRGLPTTKAKQQKNEDLARRKDKQPESQRNDYTQKPNVRRSRSKKSKEEKNTLPIIDKDFPLLAGHRYKNMIERFKDWLPSSYRRYITHIEDA